The genome window AATGCAATAATTTCTTCAGAAGAGCCATTTAAATGATCCTCCTCTGTATAAACTTTAATCTCATCAGTTACCGATTGGATAACACTATTTTTTTGAGTCAAAGGTTTTATACTTTCGGCTGATTTCGTTTTCTTAATTGGATTAATACTTATCAAATCATTTTCATAGCGTTTTATTTCCCAAAGTTCGATTGCAATGTCTTTGAAGTTAGTTGCTAATCGTTGGTTTTCTGTGAAACTGGGAGACACGAAAACTACTCTTGTTTGCGACCAGTCTATTGTATTGCTATGCAAAGATTTATTTAAAGTTTCATTATAGCACAATACAAAATCTGCTTTATTTTCTAGCAACAAACTCAAATAGGTAAAACCTTGGTCAACCACACTAACGTTTTTATCTCTCTTGTATTCTATAATTATAAAAGCATTCGATTGACTATCATAAGCTAATGTATCAATACGTTTGCCTTTAATACTAAATTCACTTTTTACCATTTCCAACCCTGTAATTTGAAATAGGTTTTGCTCAAACAACGTTTGTATTTCTCTTTCAAGATGGAAAGGTTTTTCAT of Flavobacterium marginilacus contains these proteins:
- a CDS encoding DUF5655 domain-containing protein; this encodes MNIYQAKNTTTLSLLNEKPFHLEREIQTLFEQNLFQITGLEMVKSEFSIKGKRIDTLAYDSQSNAFIIIEYKRDKNVSVVDQGFTYLSLLLENKADFVLCYNETLNKSLHSNTIDWSQTRVVFVSPSFTENQRLATNFKDIAIELWEIKRYENDLISINPIKKTKSAESIKPLTQKNSVIQSVTDEIKVYTEEDHLNGSSEEIIALYENFKNAILILADDIEIVPKKLYIAFKKNKNIADIVILKKGIKIFINLKKRQLDDPKGIMKDVSETGHWGNGDFEVVVNNTTNLEYIMSLVKQAIT